One part of the Carassius gibelio isolate Cgi1373 ecotype wild population from Czech Republic chromosome B6, carGib1.2-hapl.c, whole genome shotgun sequence genome encodes these proteins:
- the LOC127959744 gene encoding dynamin-like 120 kDa protein, mitochondrial isoform X3 — MLRAGSVVTCIACRNLLPSRMGVKFRVPLQKLHPLSRAIHHRYTANNNPQRPPHCSAARHYTSLSRLPMRPPKSRSGGHGYQQHRSFWVARLAARLLKLRYILLGSAVGGGYTAKKTYDEWKDMFPDMSQYTWIVPDFVWELSENIDLDKLASALPELEDLAKLLPDMEKIGENFTFLKSLLSSGLGSEVNGASGLRLLLETTGESTLRATDIPPTSAAMSDSSEKQFKKSSDKEKVDQLQEELLRTQLKYQRMLERLEKENKELRKVVLQKDDKGIHQRKVKKSLIDLYSEVLDILSDYDSNYNTQDHLPRVVVVGDQSAGKTSVLEMIAQARIFPRGSGEMMTRSPVKVTLSEGPHHVAMFKDSTREFDLGKEADLAALRHEIEIRMRKSVKEGQTVSPETISLSVKGPGIQRMVLVDLPGVISTVTTGMAADTKETIFSISKAYMQNPNAIILCIQDGSVDAERSIVTDLVSQMDPQGKRTIFVLTKVDLAEKNLASPSRIQQIVEGKLFPMKALGYFAVVTGKGSSNESIDSIKDYEEDFFQSSRLLRDGMLKAHQVTTKNLSLAVSDCFWKMVRESVEQQADAFKASRFNLETEWKNNYPRLRELDRNELFEKAKNEILDEVISLSQVTPKHWESILQKKLWERVSTHVIENIYLPAAQTTNSGTFNTTVDIKLKQWTDKQLPHKALEVAWETLQEEFARFMAEYKEKDQDDIFEKLKEAVKDESIKRHKWNERAMDSLRVIQHNALEDRSITDKSQWDAAIQFMEETLQSRLKDTDSVIADMVGPDWKQRWMSWTNRTPEQHIRNETKNELEHLLKLHEDHTAYLANDEVTTVRKNLEGRGVEVDPVLIKDTWHQLYRRHFLQKALLHCNLCRRGFYYYQRHFVDSELECNDVVLFWRIQRMLAITANTLRQQLTNKEVRRLEKNVKEVLEDFGEDTEKKVQLITGRRVQLAEDLKKVREIQEKLEAFIEALHKEK, encoded by the exons ATGTTACGAGCTGGAAGTGTAGTTACCTG CATTGCCTGCAGGAATCTGCTTCCCTCCAGAATGGGGGTGAAGTTCAGAGTTCCGCTGCAGAAACTGCACCCGCTCTCCCGTGCCATCCATCACCGCTACACTGCTAACAACAATCCACAAAGACCTCCTCACTGTTCAGCTGCCCGCCATTACACATCCCTCTCCAGGCTCCCCATGCGTCCTCCCAAATCCCGGTCAGGAGGCCACGGCTATCAACAGCACCGGTCCTTCTGGGTGGCCCGTCTTGCAGCCAGACTGCTGAAACTGAGGTACATCTTGCTGGGCTCAGCAGTTGGAGGCGGATATACAGCAAAAAAG aCTTACGATGAATGGAAAGATATGTTTCCTGATATGAGCCAGTACACATGGATTGTGCCAGACTTTGTTTGGGAGCTGAGTGAAAATATTGATTTAG ACAAGCTAGCCAGTGCTTTGCCTGAACTTGAAGATCTAGCCAAACTATTACCTGATATGGAAAAGATCGGAGAGAACTTCACCTTCCTAAAGAGCCTCCTGTCCAGTG GTTTGGGTAGTGAAGTCAATGGAGCTTCTGGTCTGCGTCTGTTATTAG AAACCACGGGTGAATCAACCCTGAGAGCAACAGATATCCCTCCAACCTCTGCAGCCATGTCTGACAGCAGTGAAAAACAGTTTAAGAAG TCATCTGATAAAGAAAAAGTTGACCAGCTTCAGGAAGAACTTCTTCGAACACAG TTAAAGTACCAACGGATGCTGGAGCGTCTGGAAAAGGAGAATAAGGAACTAAGGAAAGTGGTGTTGCAAAAAGATGACAAGGGTATTCACCAAAGAAAAGTCAAG AAATCTTTGATTGATTTGTACTCTGAGGTCCTGGACATTCTCTCAGATTATGATTCTAACTACAATACTCAAGATCATCTACCAAGA GTGGTGGTAGTTGGAGACCAGAGTGCAGGAAAGACCAGTGTGTTGGAGATGATAGCTCAAGCTAGGATCTTCCCCAGAGGCTCTGGAGAAATGATGACCAGATCTCCTGTCAAG GTGACATTGAGTGAAGGCCCTCACCATGTAGCAATGTTCAAAGACAGCACTCGTGAGTTCGACCTTGGGAAAGAGGCGGAT CTTGCAGCATTGAGGCACGAGATCGAAATCAGGATGAGGAAGAGTGTGAAGGAAGGTCAGACAGtaagcccagag ACCATCTCTCTTAGTGTAAAGGGTCCAGGAATTCAGAGAATGGTGCTCGTTGACTTGCCGGGTGTCATCAGT ACTGTGACAACAGGCATGGCGGCTGACACAAAAGAAACCATTTTCAGCATCAGTAAAGCCTACATGCAGAATCCAAATGCCATCATCCTCTGCATTCAGG aTGGCTCAGTAGACGCAGAGCGCAGTATAGTCACTGATCTGGTCAGTCAGATGGACCCTCAGGGTAAAAGGACCATCTTTGTTCTTACCAAGGTTGACCTGGCAGAAAAGAACCTAGCTAGTCCAAGCAGA atCCAGCAAATAGTTGAAGGCAAGTTATTCCCAATGAAGGCTTTGGGCTACTTTGCTGTAGTAACCGGCAAAG GCAGTTCTAATGAAAGCATAGACTCCATCAAGGACTACGAGGAGGACTTCTTTCAGAGCTCACGACTGCTGAG GGATGGCATGTTGAAAGCTCATCAGGTGACCACAAAGAACCTGAGTCTTGCTGTGTCAGACTGCTTCTGGAAGATGGTCAGGGAGTCAGTAGAACAACAAGCAGATGCCTTCAAAG CATCCCGATTTAACCTGGAGACTGAGTGGAAAAACAACTACCCTCGCTTACGAGAGCTGGACAGG AACGAGCTGTTTGAGAAAGCCAAAAATGAGATCTTAGATGAGGTGATCAGCTTGAGTCAAGTTACACCAAAACACTG gGAGTCCATCTTACAGAAGAAGCTTTGGGAAAGGGTCTCGACACACGTTATTGAGAACATCTACCTGCCCGCCGCTCAGACCACCAACTCGGGCACATTCAACACCACTGTAGACATCAAACTTAAGCAATGGACTGACAAACAACTTCCTCATAAAGCACTGGAG GTTGCTTGGGAGACATTGCAAGAGGAGTTTGCCCGCTTTATGGCAGAATACAAAGAGAAAGACCAGGATGACATCTTTGAGAAGCTGAAGGAAGCTGTCAAGGATGAAAGCATCAAACGACACAAGTGGAATGAAAGAGCCATGGACAGCTTG AGAGTGATTCAACACAACGCTCTGGAGGATCGTTCTATCACAGACAAGTCCCAGTGGGATGCCGCTATTCAGTTCATGGAGGAAACATTGCAGTCTCGCCTTAAAGACA CTGACTCAGTAATAGCAGATATGGTGGGGCCAGACTGGAAGCAGAGGTGGATGAGCTGGACAAATCGAACACCAGAGCAG CATATCCGTAATGAGACTAAAAATGAGCTGGAGCATCTGTTGAAGCTGCATGAGGATCACACAGCCTACCTGGCCAATGATGAGGTCACTACAGTGCGCAAAAACCTGGAGGGCCGAGGAGTGGAAGTGGACCCCGTACTT ATCAAGGACACTTGGCACCAACTCTATCGACGTCATTTCCTGCAGAAAGCGTTATTACATTGCAACCTCTGCCGGCGAGGTTTCTACTACTACCAGAGGCACTTTGTAGACTCTGAG CTTGAGTGCAATGATGTGGTTCTGTTCTGGAGGATCCAGAGGATGTTGGCCATCACAGCCAATACTCTTAGACAACAGCTCACTAATAAAGAGG tgCGGCGCTTAGAGAAGAACGTTAAAGAAGTATTAGAGGACTTTGGAGAGGATACTGAGAAGAAAGTCCAGCTGATCACAGGCAGGAGGGTTCAGTTGGCAGAAGACCTCA
- the LOC127959744 gene encoding dynamin-like 120 kDa protein, mitochondrial isoform X5: protein MFPDMSQYTWIVPDFVWELSENIDLDKLASALPELEDLAKLLPDMEKIGENFTFLKSLLSSGLGSEVNGASGLRLLLETTGESTLRATDIPPTSAAMSDSSEKQFKKQGLLSELILIQQQIQQHEEEMRQAAANNAPPPPRDPSPSPTPNPNPSPSQSKRKSSDKEKVDQLQEELLRTQLKYQRMLERLEKENKELRKVVLQKDDKGIHQRKVKKSLIDLYSEVLDILSDYDSNYNTQDHLPRVVVVGDQSAGKTSVLEMIAQARIFPRGSGEMMTRSPVKVTLSEGPHHVAMFKDSTREFDLGKEADLAALRHEIEIRMRKSVKEGQTVSPETISLSVKGPGIQRMVLVDLPGVISTVTTGMAADTKETIFSISKAYMQNPNAIILCIQDGSVDAERSIVTDLVSQMDPQGKRTIFVLTKVDLAEKNLASPSRIQQIVEGKLFPMKALGYFAVVTGKGSSNESIDSIKDYEEDFFQSSRLLRDGMLKAHQVTTKNLSLAVSDCFWKMVRESVEQQADAFKASRFNLETEWKNNYPRLRELDRNELFEKAKNEILDEVISLSQVTPKHWESILQKKLWERVSTHVIENIYLPAAQTTNSGTFNTTVDIKLKQWTDKQLPHKALEVAWETLQEEFARFMAEYKEKDQDDIFEKLKEAVKDESIKRHKWNERAMDSLRVIQHNALEDRSITDKSQWDAAIQFMEETLQSRLKDTDSVIADMVGPDWKQRWMSWTNRTPEQHIRNETKNELEHLLKLHEDHTAYLANDEVTTVRKNLEGRGVEVDPVLIKDTWHQLYRRHFLQKALLHCNLCRRGFYYYQRHFVDSELECNDVVLFWRIQRMLAITANTLRQQLTNKEVRRLEKNVKEVLEDFGEDTEKKVQLITGRRVQLAEDLKKVREIQEKLEAFIEALHKEK from the exons ATGTTTCCTGATATGAGCCAGTACACATGGATTGTGCCAGACTTTGTTTGGGAGCTGAGTGAAAATATTGATTTAG ACAAGCTAGCCAGTGCTTTGCCTGAACTTGAAGATCTAGCCAAACTATTACCTGATATGGAAAAGATCGGAGAGAACTTCACCTTCCTAAAGAGCCTCCTGTCCAGTG GTTTGGGTAGTGAAGTCAATGGAGCTTCTGGTCTGCGTCTGTTATTAG AAACCACGGGTGAATCAACCCTGAGAGCAACAGATATCCCTCCAACCTCTGCAGCCATGTCTGACAGCAGTGAAAAACAGTTTAAGAAG CAGGGGCTGCTCAGCGAGCTTATACTCATTCAACAGCAGATCCAGCAGCATGAGGAGGAGATGCGGCAGGCGGCAGCCAATAATGCTCCGCCTCCGCCACGTGACCCCAGTCCCAGCCCGACCCCGAACCCGAACCCCAGCCCCTCGCAGTCCAAACGCAAG TCATCTGATAAAGAAAAAGTTGACCAGCTTCAGGAAGAACTTCTTCGAACACAG TTAAAGTACCAACGGATGCTGGAGCGTCTGGAAAAGGAGAATAAGGAACTAAGGAAAGTGGTGTTGCAAAAAGATGACAAGGGTATTCACCAAAGAAAAGTCAAG AAATCTTTGATTGATTTGTACTCTGAGGTCCTGGACATTCTCTCAGATTATGATTCTAACTACAATACTCAAGATCATCTACCAAGA GTGGTGGTAGTTGGAGACCAGAGTGCAGGAAAGACCAGTGTGTTGGAGATGATAGCTCAAGCTAGGATCTTCCCCAGAGGCTCTGGAGAAATGATGACCAGATCTCCTGTCAAG GTGACATTGAGTGAAGGCCCTCACCATGTAGCAATGTTCAAAGACAGCACTCGTGAGTTCGACCTTGGGAAAGAGGCGGAT CTTGCAGCATTGAGGCACGAGATCGAAATCAGGATGAGGAAGAGTGTGAAGGAAGGTCAGACAGtaagcccagag ACCATCTCTCTTAGTGTAAAGGGTCCAGGAATTCAGAGAATGGTGCTCGTTGACTTGCCGGGTGTCATCAGT ACTGTGACAACAGGCATGGCGGCTGACACAAAAGAAACCATTTTCAGCATCAGTAAAGCCTACATGCAGAATCCAAATGCCATCATCCTCTGCATTCAGG aTGGCTCAGTAGACGCAGAGCGCAGTATAGTCACTGATCTGGTCAGTCAGATGGACCCTCAGGGTAAAAGGACCATCTTTGTTCTTACCAAGGTTGACCTGGCAGAAAAGAACCTAGCTAGTCCAAGCAGA atCCAGCAAATAGTTGAAGGCAAGTTATTCCCAATGAAGGCTTTGGGCTACTTTGCTGTAGTAACCGGCAAAG GCAGTTCTAATGAAAGCATAGACTCCATCAAGGACTACGAGGAGGACTTCTTTCAGAGCTCACGACTGCTGAG GGATGGCATGTTGAAAGCTCATCAGGTGACCACAAAGAACCTGAGTCTTGCTGTGTCAGACTGCTTCTGGAAGATGGTCAGGGAGTCAGTAGAACAACAAGCAGATGCCTTCAAAG CATCCCGATTTAACCTGGAGACTGAGTGGAAAAACAACTACCCTCGCTTACGAGAGCTGGACAGG AACGAGCTGTTTGAGAAAGCCAAAAATGAGATCTTAGATGAGGTGATCAGCTTGAGTCAAGTTACACCAAAACACTG gGAGTCCATCTTACAGAAGAAGCTTTGGGAAAGGGTCTCGACACACGTTATTGAGAACATCTACCTGCCCGCCGCTCAGACCACCAACTCGGGCACATTCAACACCACTGTAGACATCAAACTTAAGCAATGGACTGACAAACAACTTCCTCATAAAGCACTGGAG GTTGCTTGGGAGACATTGCAAGAGGAGTTTGCCCGCTTTATGGCAGAATACAAAGAGAAAGACCAGGATGACATCTTTGAGAAGCTGAAGGAAGCTGTCAAGGATGAAAGCATCAAACGACACAAGTGGAATGAAAGAGCCATGGACAGCTTG AGAGTGATTCAACACAACGCTCTGGAGGATCGTTCTATCACAGACAAGTCCCAGTGGGATGCCGCTATTCAGTTCATGGAGGAAACATTGCAGTCTCGCCTTAAAGACA CTGACTCAGTAATAGCAGATATGGTGGGGCCAGACTGGAAGCAGAGGTGGATGAGCTGGACAAATCGAACACCAGAGCAG CATATCCGTAATGAGACTAAAAATGAGCTGGAGCATCTGTTGAAGCTGCATGAGGATCACACAGCCTACCTGGCCAATGATGAGGTCACTACAGTGCGCAAAAACCTGGAGGGCCGAGGAGTGGAAGTGGACCCCGTACTT ATCAAGGACACTTGGCACCAACTCTATCGACGTCATTTCCTGCAGAAAGCGTTATTACATTGCAACCTCTGCCGGCGAGGTTTCTACTACTACCAGAGGCACTTTGTAGACTCTGAG CTTGAGTGCAATGATGTGGTTCTGTTCTGGAGGATCCAGAGGATGTTGGCCATCACAGCCAATACTCTTAGACAACAGCTCACTAATAAAGAGG tgCGGCGCTTAGAGAAGAACGTTAAAGAAGTATTAGAGGACTTTGGAGAGGATACTGAGAAGAAAGTCCAGCTGATCACAGGCAGGAGGGTTCAGTTGGCAGAAGACCTCA